One window of the Equus caballus isolate H_3958 breed thoroughbred chromosome 2, TB-T2T, whole genome shotgun sequence genome contains the following:
- the CCDC27 gene encoding coiled-coil domain-containing protein 27 isoform X1 produces MTCPVSMETSVMPYTAPRIREDMEFQKLVSCWPVSGAGPRWGPCSPYTLLQTEMPIGAVCLSYHSGGNPWSFCPTLPMLPIGTSTPKKRSLAPNLMEKGLMVLRSVASRDYQAPEWKLRQKQRSLSKSAQAISSYYRKMSESRQDASAEDTNFVSGMEELRKAFLMRPGCPQFSTRATSMSHFGSATTVALPEELCVSPRTWRKRDDSFDSQQGSDVKADGHLLPFSKSACEFNYLRKKSEELSPVTSTSVLEQSHPTKRIPWYISVIHEKDRCLFTLGEEVQRLSELQVQVQKKDEEILALQEEREALKRQLKYLLKSKGEEASGYQGMRERSSESAPKAVGRLSILKSFFRDEEEQHCLRQMQEEYAVSDRGKDLEAGGVEEEESLEGEAERAADKGAQDREGGTGSAQEERGQEEEEEVELEEEKEVQEEEDADANLGRKRTWSLDEVFEQELMAQLEEYEQVIQEFQFELEITKTRYSLAIGVITSLQRQVDFQESQLQKINTENEMLEKELRERKRQLQAMSDKFSNLREDKKHTEMMGLIEKDNRLLRQKVSELESELTKREQTILECDAKVSQLQAQVDLNQKHLQRWKQLQEEMQNKNEMVQQAEQRALMALEIAHSRLERLRNKIIQATFSTSGIKSLATEISDNDILEVLQKIISERTDYYNQLKMKGVKVPPLQQLEILSSVGKPKKPAAK; encoded by the exons ATGACGTGTCCTGTTTCTATGGAGACATCTGTGATGCCATAcactgctcccaggatccgagaGGACATGGAATTTCAGAAGCTGGTCTCCTGCTGGCCTGTGTCAGGGGCAGGTCCACGCTGGGGGCCGTGCTCCCCTTACACCCTGCTCCAGACCGAGATGCCCATAGGAGCAGTCTGTCTAAGTTATCATTCAGGAGGCAACCCTTGGTCCTTTTGTCCCACCCTCCCGATGTTGCCTATCGGAACCAGCACCCCCAAGAAGCGGAGTCTGGCGCCCAACTTGATGGAGAAGGGCCTGATGGTCCTCCGGAGTGTGGCCAGCCGGGACTACCAGGCCCCAGAATGGAAACTTCGCCAGAAACAGCGCTCCCTCAGCAAGTCGGCTCAGGCCATCAGCAGCTACTACAGGAAGATG AGCGAATCCAGGCAAGACGCCAGTGCCGAGGACACCAACTTTGTGTCTGGAATGGAGGAACTACGAAAGGCATTTCTCATGCGTCCTGGCTGCCCCCAGTTTAGCACCAGGGCCACGTCCATGTCTCACTTTG GTTCAGCCACGACCGTCGCTCTGCCAGAGGAACTGTGTGTCAGCCCCAGGACCTGGAGGAAGAGAGATGACTCATTCGACAGCCAGCAGGGTTCAGATGTGAAGGCGGACG GGCACCTGCTCCCCTTCAGCAAGAGTGCCTGCGAGTTCAATTACTTGCGGAAGAAGAGCGAAGAGTTGAGCCCGGTCACCAGCACCTCGGTCCTAGAGCAGAGCCACCCGACAAAGCGGATACCCTGGTACATCTCGGTCATCCACGAGAAG GACCGCTGCCTGTTCACGCTGGGGGAGGAAGTCCAGCGCCTCTCTGAGCTGCAGGTGCAGGTTCAGAAGAAAGACGAGGAGATCTTGGCCCTCCAGGAGGAGCGGGAGGCCCTGAAGAGGCAGCTGAAATACCTCCTCAAAAGCAAAGGCGAAGAGGCCTCAGGGTACCAGGGCATGCGG GAGCGGTCCTCAGAGTCTGCACCAAAGGCGGTGGGGAGGCTGAGCATCCTGAAATCGTTCTTCAGAGATGAGGAGGAGCAGCACTGCTTGAGGCAG ATGCAAGAGGAGTATGCCGTGAGCGACAGAGGCAAGGACCTGGAGGCAGGCGGTGTTGAGGAGGAAGAGAGCCTGGAAGGGGAGGCCGAGAGGGCAGCGGACAAGGGAGCACAGGACCGTGAGGGCGGGACGGGGTCTGCACAAGAGGAGAGaggtcaggaggaggaggaggaagtggaattggaagaggagaaggaggtgcaggaggaggaggacgccGACGCCAACCTCGGCAGGAAGAGGACTTGGTCCCTGGACGAGGTGTTTGAGCAGGAGCTGATGGCGCAGCTGGAGGAGTATGAGCAGGTGATCCAGGAGTTCCAGTTCGAGCTGGAGATCACCAAGACCAGATACTCCCTCGCAATAG GGGTCATCACATCTTTGCAACGACAAGTGGATTTCCAAGAATCCCAGCTGCAAAAGATCAACACGGAAAACGAGATGCTGGAGAAGGAGCTGCGAGAGCGGAAGCGTCAGTTACAGGCCATGTCAGACAAG tTCTCCAACCTCCGAGAAGACAAGAAGCACACAGAGATGATGGGGCTCATTGAGAAGGACAACCGTCTTCTCCGACAG AAAGTGTCGGAGCTGGAGAGTGAACTCACCAAGCGAGAGCAGACCATCTTGGAGTGTGACGCCAAGGTCAGCCAGCTGCAGGCCCAGGTGGACCTgaaccagaagcacctgcagagatGGAAGCAGCTGCAGGAGGAGATGCAGAACAAGAATGAGATGGTCCAACAGGCAGAGCAGCGGGCCCTCATGGCCCTGGAGATCGCCCACTCCAGG CTTGAAAGACTGAGAAACAAGATCATCCAGGCCACCTTCAGCACCTCAGGCATCAAGTCCTTGGCCACCGAGATCTCTGACAATGACATCCTGGAAGTCCTACAG aagatCATCTCGGAGAGAACCGACTACTACAATCAGTTGAAAATGAAAGGGGTCAAAGTTCCTCCCCTGCAGCAGCTGGAAATCTTATCCTCGGTGGGCAAACCCAAGAAGCCGGCCGCCAAGtag
- the CCDC27 gene encoding coiled-coil domain-containing protein 27 isoform X4, producing the protein MTCPVSMETSVMPYTAPRIREDMEFQKLVSCWPVSGAGPRWGPCSPYTLLQTEMPIGAVCLSYHSGGNPWSFCPTLPMLPIGTSTPKKRSLAPNLMEKGLMVLRSVASRDYQAPEWKLRQKQRSLSKSAQAISSYYRKMSESRQDASAEDTNFVSGMEELRKAFLMRPGCPQFSTRATSMSHFGSATTVALPEELCVSPRTWRKRDDSFDSQQGSDVKADGHLLPFSKSACEFNYLRKKSEELSPVTSTSVLEQSHPTKRIPWYISVIHEKDRCLFTLGEEVQRLSELQVQVQKKDEEILALQEEREALKRQLKYLLKSKGEEASGYQGMRMQEEYAVSDRGKDLEAGGVEEEESLEGEAERAADKGAQDREGGTGSAQEERGQEEEEEVELEEEKEVQEEEDADANLGRKRTWSLDEVFEQELMAQLEEYEQVIQEFQFELEITKTRYSLAIGVITSLQRQVDFQESQLQKINTENEMLEKELRERKRQLQAMSDKFSNLREDKKHTEMMGLIEKDNRLLRQKVSELESELTKREQTILECDAKVSQLQAQVDLNQKHLQRWKQLQEEMQNKNEMVQQAEQRALMALEIAHSRLERLRNKIIQATFSTSGIKSLATEISDNDILEVLQIISERTDYYNQLKMKGVKVPPLQQLEILSSVGKPKKPAAK; encoded by the exons ATGACGTGTCCTGTTTCTATGGAGACATCTGTGATGCCATAcactgctcccaggatccgagaGGACATGGAATTTCAGAAGCTGGTCTCCTGCTGGCCTGTGTCAGGGGCAGGTCCACGCTGGGGGCCGTGCTCCCCTTACACCCTGCTCCAGACCGAGATGCCCATAGGAGCAGTCTGTCTAAGTTATCATTCAGGAGGCAACCCTTGGTCCTTTTGTCCCACCCTCCCGATGTTGCCTATCGGAACCAGCACCCCCAAGAAGCGGAGTCTGGCGCCCAACTTGATGGAGAAGGGCCTGATGGTCCTCCGGAGTGTGGCCAGCCGGGACTACCAGGCCCCAGAATGGAAACTTCGCCAGAAACAGCGCTCCCTCAGCAAGTCGGCTCAGGCCATCAGCAGCTACTACAGGAAGATG AGCGAATCCAGGCAAGACGCCAGTGCCGAGGACACCAACTTTGTGTCTGGAATGGAGGAACTACGAAAGGCATTTCTCATGCGTCCTGGCTGCCCCCAGTTTAGCACCAGGGCCACGTCCATGTCTCACTTTG GTTCAGCCACGACCGTCGCTCTGCCAGAGGAACTGTGTGTCAGCCCCAGGACCTGGAGGAAGAGAGATGACTCATTCGACAGCCAGCAGGGTTCAGATGTGAAGGCGGACG GGCACCTGCTCCCCTTCAGCAAGAGTGCCTGCGAGTTCAATTACTTGCGGAAGAAGAGCGAAGAGTTGAGCCCGGTCACCAGCACCTCGGTCCTAGAGCAGAGCCACCCGACAAAGCGGATACCCTGGTACATCTCGGTCATCCACGAGAAG GACCGCTGCCTGTTCACGCTGGGGGAGGAAGTCCAGCGCCTCTCTGAGCTGCAGGTGCAGGTTCAGAAGAAAGACGAGGAGATCTTGGCCCTCCAGGAGGAGCGGGAGGCCCTGAAGAGGCAGCTGAAATACCTCCTCAAAAGCAAAGGCGAAGAGGCCTCAGGGTACCAGGGCATGCGG ATGCAAGAGGAGTATGCCGTGAGCGACAGAGGCAAGGACCTGGAGGCAGGCGGTGTTGAGGAGGAAGAGAGCCTGGAAGGGGAGGCCGAGAGGGCAGCGGACAAGGGAGCACAGGACCGTGAGGGCGGGACGGGGTCTGCACAAGAGGAGAGaggtcaggaggaggaggaggaagtggaattggaagaggagaaggaggtgcaggaggaggaggacgccGACGCCAACCTCGGCAGGAAGAGGACTTGGTCCCTGGACGAGGTGTTTGAGCAGGAGCTGATGGCGCAGCTGGAGGAGTATGAGCAGGTGATCCAGGAGTTCCAGTTCGAGCTGGAGATCACCAAGACCAGATACTCCCTCGCAATAG GGGTCATCACATCTTTGCAACGACAAGTGGATTTCCAAGAATCCCAGCTGCAAAAGATCAACACGGAAAACGAGATGCTGGAGAAGGAGCTGCGAGAGCGGAAGCGTCAGTTACAGGCCATGTCAGACAAG tTCTCCAACCTCCGAGAAGACAAGAAGCACACAGAGATGATGGGGCTCATTGAGAAGGACAACCGTCTTCTCCGACAG AAAGTGTCGGAGCTGGAGAGTGAACTCACCAAGCGAGAGCAGACCATCTTGGAGTGTGACGCCAAGGTCAGCCAGCTGCAGGCCCAGGTGGACCTgaaccagaagcacctgcagagatGGAAGCAGCTGCAGGAGGAGATGCAGAACAAGAATGAGATGGTCCAACAGGCAGAGCAGCGGGCCCTCATGGCCCTGGAGATCGCCCACTCCAGG CTTGAAAGACTGAGAAACAAGATCATCCAGGCCACCTTCAGCACCTCAGGCATCAAGTCCTTGGCCACCGAGATCTCTGACAATGACATCCTGGAAGTCCTACAG atCATCTCGGAGAGAACCGACTACTACAATCAGTTGAAAATGAAAGGGGTCAAAGTTCCTCCCCTGCAGCAGCTGGAAATCTTATCCTCGGTGGGCAAACCCAAGAAGCCGGCCGCCAAGtag
- the CCDC27 gene encoding coiled-coil domain-containing protein 27 isoform X3 — protein sequence MTCPVSMETSVMPYTAPRIREDMEFQKLVSCWPVSGAGPRWGPCSPYTLLQTEMPIGAVCLSYHSGGNPWSFCPTLPMLPIGTSTPKKRSLAPNLMEKGLMVLRSVASRDYQAPEWKLRQKQRSLSKSAQAISSYYRKMSESRQDASAEDTNFVSGMEELRKAFLMRPGCPQFSTRATSMSHFGSATTVALPEELCVSPRTWRKRDDSFDSQQGSDVKADGHLLPFSKSACEFNYLRKKSEELSPVTSTSVLEQSHPTKRIPWYISVIHEKDRCLFTLGEEVQRLSELQVQVQKKDEEILALQEEREALKRQLKYLLKSKGEEASGYQGMRMQEEYAVSDRGKDLEAGGVEEEESLEGEAERAADKGAQDREGGTGSAQEERGQEEEEEVELEEEKEVQEEEDADANLGRKRTWSLDEVFEQELMAQLEEYEQVIQEFQFELEITKTRYSLAIGVITSLQRQVDFQESQLQKINTENEMLEKELRERKRQLQAMSDKFSNLREDKKHTEMMGLIEKDNRLLRQKVSELESELTKREQTILECDAKVSQLQAQVDLNQKHLQRWKQLQEEMQNKNEMVQQAEQRALMALEIAHSRLERLRNKIIQATFSTSGIKSLATEISDNDILEVLQKIISERTDYYNQLKMKGVKVPPLQQLEILSSVGKPKKPAAK from the exons ATGACGTGTCCTGTTTCTATGGAGACATCTGTGATGCCATAcactgctcccaggatccgagaGGACATGGAATTTCAGAAGCTGGTCTCCTGCTGGCCTGTGTCAGGGGCAGGTCCACGCTGGGGGCCGTGCTCCCCTTACACCCTGCTCCAGACCGAGATGCCCATAGGAGCAGTCTGTCTAAGTTATCATTCAGGAGGCAACCCTTGGTCCTTTTGTCCCACCCTCCCGATGTTGCCTATCGGAACCAGCACCCCCAAGAAGCGGAGTCTGGCGCCCAACTTGATGGAGAAGGGCCTGATGGTCCTCCGGAGTGTGGCCAGCCGGGACTACCAGGCCCCAGAATGGAAACTTCGCCAGAAACAGCGCTCCCTCAGCAAGTCGGCTCAGGCCATCAGCAGCTACTACAGGAAGATG AGCGAATCCAGGCAAGACGCCAGTGCCGAGGACACCAACTTTGTGTCTGGAATGGAGGAACTACGAAAGGCATTTCTCATGCGTCCTGGCTGCCCCCAGTTTAGCACCAGGGCCACGTCCATGTCTCACTTTG GTTCAGCCACGACCGTCGCTCTGCCAGAGGAACTGTGTGTCAGCCCCAGGACCTGGAGGAAGAGAGATGACTCATTCGACAGCCAGCAGGGTTCAGATGTGAAGGCGGACG GGCACCTGCTCCCCTTCAGCAAGAGTGCCTGCGAGTTCAATTACTTGCGGAAGAAGAGCGAAGAGTTGAGCCCGGTCACCAGCACCTCGGTCCTAGAGCAGAGCCACCCGACAAAGCGGATACCCTGGTACATCTCGGTCATCCACGAGAAG GACCGCTGCCTGTTCACGCTGGGGGAGGAAGTCCAGCGCCTCTCTGAGCTGCAGGTGCAGGTTCAGAAGAAAGACGAGGAGATCTTGGCCCTCCAGGAGGAGCGGGAGGCCCTGAAGAGGCAGCTGAAATACCTCCTCAAAAGCAAAGGCGAAGAGGCCTCAGGGTACCAGGGCATGCGG ATGCAAGAGGAGTATGCCGTGAGCGACAGAGGCAAGGACCTGGAGGCAGGCGGTGTTGAGGAGGAAGAGAGCCTGGAAGGGGAGGCCGAGAGGGCAGCGGACAAGGGAGCACAGGACCGTGAGGGCGGGACGGGGTCTGCACAAGAGGAGAGaggtcaggaggaggaggaggaagtggaattggaagaggagaaggaggtgcaggaggaggaggacgccGACGCCAACCTCGGCAGGAAGAGGACTTGGTCCCTGGACGAGGTGTTTGAGCAGGAGCTGATGGCGCAGCTGGAGGAGTATGAGCAGGTGATCCAGGAGTTCCAGTTCGAGCTGGAGATCACCAAGACCAGATACTCCCTCGCAATAG GGGTCATCACATCTTTGCAACGACAAGTGGATTTCCAAGAATCCCAGCTGCAAAAGATCAACACGGAAAACGAGATGCTGGAGAAGGAGCTGCGAGAGCGGAAGCGTCAGTTACAGGCCATGTCAGACAAG tTCTCCAACCTCCGAGAAGACAAGAAGCACACAGAGATGATGGGGCTCATTGAGAAGGACAACCGTCTTCTCCGACAG AAAGTGTCGGAGCTGGAGAGTGAACTCACCAAGCGAGAGCAGACCATCTTGGAGTGTGACGCCAAGGTCAGCCAGCTGCAGGCCCAGGTGGACCTgaaccagaagcacctgcagagatGGAAGCAGCTGCAGGAGGAGATGCAGAACAAGAATGAGATGGTCCAACAGGCAGAGCAGCGGGCCCTCATGGCCCTGGAGATCGCCCACTCCAGG CTTGAAAGACTGAGAAACAAGATCATCCAGGCCACCTTCAGCACCTCAGGCATCAAGTCCTTGGCCACCGAGATCTCTGACAATGACATCCTGGAAGTCCTACAG aagatCATCTCGGAGAGAACCGACTACTACAATCAGTTGAAAATGAAAGGGGTCAAAGTTCCTCCCCTGCAGCAGCTGGAAATCTTATCCTCGGTGGGCAAACCCAAGAAGCCGGCCGCCAAGtag
- the CCDC27 gene encoding coiled-coil domain-containing protein 27 isoform X2 has protein sequence MTCPVSMETSVMPYTAPRIREDMEFQKLVSCWPVSGAGPRWGPCSPYTLLQTEMPIGAVCLSYHSGGNPWSFCPTLPMLPIGTSTPKKRSLAPNLMEKGLMVLRSVASRDYQAPEWKLRQKQRSLSKSAQAISSYYRKMSESRQDASAEDTNFVSGMEELRKAFLMRPGCPQFSTRATSMSHFGSATTVALPEELCVSPRTWRKRDDSFDSQQGSDVKADGHLLPFSKSACEFNYLRKKSEELSPVTSTSVLEQSHPTKRIPWYISVIHEKDRCLFTLGEEVQRLSELQVQVQKKDEEILALQEEREALKRQLKYLLKSKGEEASGYQGMRERSSESAPKAVGRLSILKSFFRDEEEQHCLRQMQEEYAVSDRGKDLEAGGVEEEESLEGEAERAADKGAQDREGGTGSAQEERGQEEEEEVELEEEKEVQEEEDADANLGRKRTWSLDEVFEQELMAQLEEYEQVIQEFQFELEITKTRYSLAIGVITSLQRQVDFQESQLQKINTENEMLEKELRERKRQLQAMSDKFSNLREDKKHTEMMGLIEKDNRLLRQKVSELESELTKREQTILECDAKVSQLQAQVDLNQKHLQRWKQLQEEMQNKNEMVQQAEQRALMALEIAHSRLERLRNKIIQATFSTSGIKSLATEISDNDILEVLQIISERTDYYNQLKMKGVKVPPLQQLEILSSVGKPKKPAAK, from the exons ATGACGTGTCCTGTTTCTATGGAGACATCTGTGATGCCATAcactgctcccaggatccgagaGGACATGGAATTTCAGAAGCTGGTCTCCTGCTGGCCTGTGTCAGGGGCAGGTCCACGCTGGGGGCCGTGCTCCCCTTACACCCTGCTCCAGACCGAGATGCCCATAGGAGCAGTCTGTCTAAGTTATCATTCAGGAGGCAACCCTTGGTCCTTTTGTCCCACCCTCCCGATGTTGCCTATCGGAACCAGCACCCCCAAGAAGCGGAGTCTGGCGCCCAACTTGATGGAGAAGGGCCTGATGGTCCTCCGGAGTGTGGCCAGCCGGGACTACCAGGCCCCAGAATGGAAACTTCGCCAGAAACAGCGCTCCCTCAGCAAGTCGGCTCAGGCCATCAGCAGCTACTACAGGAAGATG AGCGAATCCAGGCAAGACGCCAGTGCCGAGGACACCAACTTTGTGTCTGGAATGGAGGAACTACGAAAGGCATTTCTCATGCGTCCTGGCTGCCCCCAGTTTAGCACCAGGGCCACGTCCATGTCTCACTTTG GTTCAGCCACGACCGTCGCTCTGCCAGAGGAACTGTGTGTCAGCCCCAGGACCTGGAGGAAGAGAGATGACTCATTCGACAGCCAGCAGGGTTCAGATGTGAAGGCGGACG GGCACCTGCTCCCCTTCAGCAAGAGTGCCTGCGAGTTCAATTACTTGCGGAAGAAGAGCGAAGAGTTGAGCCCGGTCACCAGCACCTCGGTCCTAGAGCAGAGCCACCCGACAAAGCGGATACCCTGGTACATCTCGGTCATCCACGAGAAG GACCGCTGCCTGTTCACGCTGGGGGAGGAAGTCCAGCGCCTCTCTGAGCTGCAGGTGCAGGTTCAGAAGAAAGACGAGGAGATCTTGGCCCTCCAGGAGGAGCGGGAGGCCCTGAAGAGGCAGCTGAAATACCTCCTCAAAAGCAAAGGCGAAGAGGCCTCAGGGTACCAGGGCATGCGG GAGCGGTCCTCAGAGTCTGCACCAAAGGCGGTGGGGAGGCTGAGCATCCTGAAATCGTTCTTCAGAGATGAGGAGGAGCAGCACTGCTTGAGGCAG ATGCAAGAGGAGTATGCCGTGAGCGACAGAGGCAAGGACCTGGAGGCAGGCGGTGTTGAGGAGGAAGAGAGCCTGGAAGGGGAGGCCGAGAGGGCAGCGGACAAGGGAGCACAGGACCGTGAGGGCGGGACGGGGTCTGCACAAGAGGAGAGaggtcaggaggaggaggaggaagtggaattggaagaggagaaggaggtgcaggaggaggaggacgccGACGCCAACCTCGGCAGGAAGAGGACTTGGTCCCTGGACGAGGTGTTTGAGCAGGAGCTGATGGCGCAGCTGGAGGAGTATGAGCAGGTGATCCAGGAGTTCCAGTTCGAGCTGGAGATCACCAAGACCAGATACTCCCTCGCAATAG GGGTCATCACATCTTTGCAACGACAAGTGGATTTCCAAGAATCCCAGCTGCAAAAGATCAACACGGAAAACGAGATGCTGGAGAAGGAGCTGCGAGAGCGGAAGCGTCAGTTACAGGCCATGTCAGACAAG tTCTCCAACCTCCGAGAAGACAAGAAGCACACAGAGATGATGGGGCTCATTGAGAAGGACAACCGTCTTCTCCGACAG AAAGTGTCGGAGCTGGAGAGTGAACTCACCAAGCGAGAGCAGACCATCTTGGAGTGTGACGCCAAGGTCAGCCAGCTGCAGGCCCAGGTGGACCTgaaccagaagcacctgcagagatGGAAGCAGCTGCAGGAGGAGATGCAGAACAAGAATGAGATGGTCCAACAGGCAGAGCAGCGGGCCCTCATGGCCCTGGAGATCGCCCACTCCAGG CTTGAAAGACTGAGAAACAAGATCATCCAGGCCACCTTCAGCACCTCAGGCATCAAGTCCTTGGCCACCGAGATCTCTGACAATGACATCCTGGAAGTCCTACAG atCATCTCGGAGAGAACCGACTACTACAATCAGTTGAAAATGAAAGGGGTCAAAGTTCCTCCCCTGCAGCAGCTGGAAATCTTATCCTCGGTGGGCAAACCCAAGAAGCCGGCCGCCAAGtag
- the CCDC27 gene encoding coiled-coil domain-containing protein 27 isoform X5, with amino-acid sequence MTCPVSMETSVMPYTAPRIREDMEFQKLVSCWPVSGAGPRWGPCSPYTLLQTEMPIGAVCLSYHSGGNPWSFCPTLPMLPIGTSTPKKRSLAPNLMEKGLMVLRSVASRDYQAPEWKLRQKQRSLSKSAQAISSYYRKMSESRQDASAEDTNFVSGMEELRKAFLMRPGCPQFSTRATSMSHFGSATTVALPEELCVSPRTWRKRDDSFDSQQGSDVKADGHLLPFSKSACEFNYLRKKSEELSPVTSTSVLEQSHPTKRIPWYISVIHEKDRCLFTLGEEVQRLSELQVQVQKKDEEILALQEEREALKRQLKYLLKSKGEEASGYQGMRERSSESAPKAVGRLSILKSFFRDEEEQHCLRQMQEEYAVSDRGKDLEAGGVEEEESLEGEAERAADKGAQDREGGTGSAQEERGQEEEEEVELEEEKEVQEEEDADANLGRKRTWSLDEVFEQELMAQLEEYEQVIQEFQFELEITKTRYSLAIGVITSLQRQVDFQESQLQKINTENEMLEKELRERKRQLQAMSDKFSNLREDKKHTEMMGLIEKDNRLLRQLERLRNKIIQATFSTSGIKSLATEISDNDILEVLQKIISERTDYYNQLKMKGVKVPPLQQLEILSSVGKPKKPAAK; translated from the exons ATGACGTGTCCTGTTTCTATGGAGACATCTGTGATGCCATAcactgctcccaggatccgagaGGACATGGAATTTCAGAAGCTGGTCTCCTGCTGGCCTGTGTCAGGGGCAGGTCCACGCTGGGGGCCGTGCTCCCCTTACACCCTGCTCCAGACCGAGATGCCCATAGGAGCAGTCTGTCTAAGTTATCATTCAGGAGGCAACCCTTGGTCCTTTTGTCCCACCCTCCCGATGTTGCCTATCGGAACCAGCACCCCCAAGAAGCGGAGTCTGGCGCCCAACTTGATGGAGAAGGGCCTGATGGTCCTCCGGAGTGTGGCCAGCCGGGACTACCAGGCCCCAGAATGGAAACTTCGCCAGAAACAGCGCTCCCTCAGCAAGTCGGCTCAGGCCATCAGCAGCTACTACAGGAAGATG AGCGAATCCAGGCAAGACGCCAGTGCCGAGGACACCAACTTTGTGTCTGGAATGGAGGAACTACGAAAGGCATTTCTCATGCGTCCTGGCTGCCCCCAGTTTAGCACCAGGGCCACGTCCATGTCTCACTTTG GTTCAGCCACGACCGTCGCTCTGCCAGAGGAACTGTGTGTCAGCCCCAGGACCTGGAGGAAGAGAGATGACTCATTCGACAGCCAGCAGGGTTCAGATGTGAAGGCGGACG GGCACCTGCTCCCCTTCAGCAAGAGTGCCTGCGAGTTCAATTACTTGCGGAAGAAGAGCGAAGAGTTGAGCCCGGTCACCAGCACCTCGGTCCTAGAGCAGAGCCACCCGACAAAGCGGATACCCTGGTACATCTCGGTCATCCACGAGAAG GACCGCTGCCTGTTCACGCTGGGGGAGGAAGTCCAGCGCCTCTCTGAGCTGCAGGTGCAGGTTCAGAAGAAAGACGAGGAGATCTTGGCCCTCCAGGAGGAGCGGGAGGCCCTGAAGAGGCAGCTGAAATACCTCCTCAAAAGCAAAGGCGAAGAGGCCTCAGGGTACCAGGGCATGCGG GAGCGGTCCTCAGAGTCTGCACCAAAGGCGGTGGGGAGGCTGAGCATCCTGAAATCGTTCTTCAGAGATGAGGAGGAGCAGCACTGCTTGAGGCAG ATGCAAGAGGAGTATGCCGTGAGCGACAGAGGCAAGGACCTGGAGGCAGGCGGTGTTGAGGAGGAAGAGAGCCTGGAAGGGGAGGCCGAGAGGGCAGCGGACAAGGGAGCACAGGACCGTGAGGGCGGGACGGGGTCTGCACAAGAGGAGAGaggtcaggaggaggaggaggaagtggaattggaagaggagaaggaggtgcaggaggaggaggacgccGACGCCAACCTCGGCAGGAAGAGGACTTGGTCCCTGGACGAGGTGTTTGAGCAGGAGCTGATGGCGCAGCTGGAGGAGTATGAGCAGGTGATCCAGGAGTTCCAGTTCGAGCTGGAGATCACCAAGACCAGATACTCCCTCGCAATAG GGGTCATCACATCTTTGCAACGACAAGTGGATTTCCAAGAATCCCAGCTGCAAAAGATCAACACGGAAAACGAGATGCTGGAGAAGGAGCTGCGAGAGCGGAAGCGTCAGTTACAGGCCATGTCAGACAAG tTCTCCAACCTCCGAGAAGACAAGAAGCACACAGAGATGATGGGGCTCATTGAGAAGGACAACCGTCTTCTCCGACAG CTTGAAAGACTGAGAAACAAGATCATCCAGGCCACCTTCAGCACCTCAGGCATCAAGTCCTTGGCCACCGAGATCTCTGACAATGACATCCTGGAAGTCCTACAG aagatCATCTCGGAGAGAACCGACTACTACAATCAGTTGAAAATGAAAGGGGTCAAAGTTCCTCCCCTGCAGCAGCTGGAAATCTTATCCTCGGTGGGCAAACCCAAGAAGCCGGCCGCCAAGtag